From a region of the Hypanus sabinus isolate sHypSab1 chromosome 2, sHypSab1.hap1, whole genome shotgun sequence genome:
- the si:dkey-13p1.4 gene encoding transmembrane protein 151B: protein MSYPQMPTKQSLSTSVCRESHWKCLILSLLMYGCLGAVAWCQLTRVTKLSFDSSLKGKSMIYHDSPCSNGYVYIPLAFLAMLYMVYLVECWHCHARSELQYKADIDSVYERIGRMQRATPCIWWKAISYHFVRRTRQVTRYRNGDAYTTTQVYHERVNTHVAEAEFEYGRCGVRDVSKQLLGLERHPATRLRFTKCFSFANTESENCYLNQRAHFFSEVEGLDDYMEAREGMQLKNVDFKDYMMVYANPDRLPWYITHYAFWAAGLLMLSWPLRVLVEYQTAYVHYHVEKLFGLEYTAATPSDEVGLCSPVARVGTVDSTELEWHIRSNRQLIPSYSEAVLMDLASLSICNGYSTCGIVRTDCDGRSSSSSIFSRNVGRSHSRFSLDTSRFSLCRVHGSGRTGLWRSRSSNLNERSRDDQCRSYSSQLAISDSPPNYHDARFFPVLIVHRSCQGRDGDGHRYYIRRNSCLETSL, encoded by the coding sequence CAGATGCCAACCAAGCAGTCGCTGAGTACGTCTGTGTGCAGGGAGTCACACTGGAAGTGTCTGATCCTCTCGCTCCTAATGTATGGCTGCCTGGGGGCCGTGGCCTGGTGCCAGCTAACTCGGGTCACCAAGCTCAGCTTTGACAGCTCCCTGAAGGGCAAATCCATGATCTACCATGACAGCCCCTGCTCCAACGGTTACGTGTACATCCCGCTGGCCTTCCTGGCGATGCTCTACATGGTCTACCTGGTGGAGTGCTGGCACTGCCACGCCCGCAGCGAGCTGCAGTACAAGGCGGACATCGACAGCGTGTACGAGCGCATCGGCCGCATGCAGCGGGCCACCCCCTGCATCTGGTGGAAGGCCATCAGCTACCACTTCGTCCGCCGCACCCGCCAGGTCACCCGCTACCGCAACGGCGACGCCtacaccaccacccaggtctacCACGAGCGGGTCAACACACACGTGGCCGAGGCCGAGTTCGAGTACGGCCGCTGCGGTGTGCGCGACGTCTCCAAGCAGCTGCTGGGCCTGGAGCGCCACCCGGCCACCCGGCTCCGCttcaccaagtgcttcagcttCGCCAACACCGAGTCGGAGAACTGCTACCTGAACCAGCGGGCGCACTTCTTCAGCGAGGTCGAGGGGCTTGACGATTACATGGAGGCCCGCGAGGGCATGCAGCTTAAGAATGTGGACTTCAAGGACTACATGATGGTGTACGCCAATCCCGACCGCCTACCCTGGTACATCACCCACTACGCCTTCTGGGCGGCTGGCCTACTGATGCTGTCGTGGCCCCTCCGGGTCCTGGTCGAGTACCAGACTGCCTATGTGCATTACCATGTGGAGAAGCTCTTCGGCCTGGAATACACGGCAGCCACTCCGAGTGACGAGGTGGGACTGTGCTCGCCCGTGGCCCGGGTGGGCACGGTGGACAGCACCGAGCTGGAGTGGCACATCCGTAGCAACCGCCAGCTCATCCCCAGCTACTCGGAGGCCGTGCTGATGGACCTGGCCTCGCTCTCCATCTGCAACGGCTACTCGACCTGCGGCATCGTGCGCACCGACTGCGACGGCCGCTCCAGCAGCTCCTCCATCTTCTCCCGCAACGTGGGCCGCAGCCACTCGCGCTTCTCGCTGGACACCAGCCGCTTCTCGCTGTGCCGGGTGCACGGTTCCGGCCGCACGGGCCTGTGGCGGAGCCGCAGCAGCAACCTCAACGAGCGCTCCCGCGATGACCAGTGCCGCTCCTACTCCAGCCAGCTGGCCATCAGCGACAGCCCACCCAACTACCACGACGCCCGCTTCTTTCCCGTGCTCATTGTCCACCGTTCCTGCCAGGGCCGGGACGGGGACGGGCACAGGTATTATATCCGACGGAACTCCtgcctggaaacatccttgtga